CAAAACTAAAAGGGCACGTGGTGGCAGAATGGTGTGTTGCCAAGCTTAGCAACACATCTTCGCTGATATCTGCCATATGGTAGTCCAACTAGCCTCAAATTTGGTGCGCAATTCGGACCTACCATCCCATATAGTGCTCTTATAGATTAAAAATCGTATGAAATAATAAAGAGTAAATCACTGATACTTCCCCTAAACTTTGCCCTAATTCCAATCACCTCAACTTGAAGTCATTAATAATGTATGGATCTTGCTTCCTATTTTCAATCTTATTCTTTTCGTCACATTTctgtttacaccctatttttgCTTTATTTCGATCAGCAGAGAAATGGATTGAAATCTATGTCAATTAAGACTGACCTGTTAGTCAGTGACTGGAAAAGAAAACGGTCAGTGACAGTAACTGACAAACAATCAGTGACCAACGAATTGTGACTGACCGATAAATGGTCACTAACCGACGAACGGCCAGTGATTGAAGAATTGTGAGTGAGCGATAAATAGTCAGTGATTGACGAATTGTGAGTGATCGACGAAAGATCATATATTGACGAATTGTGTGTGATTGACGGATGCTCATCAAGGTGATTATAACTAATTCTCAAAGAAATGGGTAGTTATGAAAGTACCTTGTAACTGTAGAAACTACCCCAAGGATGCATATAAACGAGGATTTCAGGCACAGAGGAGGAGGTCCCGGGATCAACAACACAACACCCTGCAAgagtctttattttattttatcttttatctttcaagATGTAGAAGTTTATCTCTCATCTTTGTCTTTTATCTTTCAAGATGATGTAGAGCTTTATCTCCTCACCTTTGTCTTTAGATGTAGTTTTTGCTGGAGTTGGATTCTGGTCACCAATATCTCATTGGCCCGTGTTTCAAGAGGCATTCATTTAGGTTTTGCTTGAAGAATAATTCTAGATCAGTATGTCTTTTGGCTTGTGTTTCACAAGGCATTATTTGTATTCAAAATTGTTATCAATATAATAAAGTtttttactcttcttcttcttcttctttttggcaTTGTGATTTTCATCATTAAAAGTCCTTAGAGCAATCGAGGCATTGGAAAGAACCCTTTCTTTGCTGATTAGAAGTCGGATAATCCATTCGATCATCGTTTGAGTCCTTCCGATTCTGGCACACCTATGCATCTTCAACTCATACGATAGATTACACCGATTGCCAAAAATAACGGTAAACAATTTTCAAGGAGAATAAAAGCGTGACCGACTCCCTGACTCAAAGAGCCTTATCCGTTGCGTGCAAGACATCATGGGCCAATTCCACTCCTTGACTATTAGAATTCTCTTATATAATTCGTGTACGCACGGGTCACGCTTTAATATATAGAACTTCCCTTAccttaaaaaaaaggagaaatttacaaaacaccccctaaaaatggGTCGATACTTAGATCACCCcttcatatttgaaaatactcagatcaccccctgtattagaaCCCAATACTCACATTacaccctaccgttagttttgcacggttaaatatatttaaatccttaaattaCCCTTGACTAACGAagagttactattttacccttgaatctaaAACCCCCAacatccatcttcttctccacatGACCTGCAACTTAATCTAAGTATTTTCAAATACGAAACGCACCACCGGGCCCATGCTCTCTAGATCTCTCTCCGTcgtcatcttcctcttcttcttctcaaccaaTCTGGCCGCAGGCAACGAAACCCACCACCAGGCCCAAAACCATGGCCAATCATCGGAAATGTCAACCTCATAGGTCCTCTCCCCCACCGTTCCATTCACTCTCTTTCCCAACAATATGGTCCTTTAATCCAACTCCGCTTCGGTTCAGTACCCGTCGTAGTTGCCTCCTCTGTCTCCATGGCCAAATTGCTACAAAACCACGTACTCAACTTTGCTTCTCGACCCAAAACCGCTGCAGGCAAGCACACCGCCTACAACTACTCCGCAATGATCAGGTCCTCCCATGGCCCCTACTGGCGCTACCTCCGTAAGATATACCTCACTGAGCTTTTCACCCCCAAACGTCTCGATTTCCATGAGAAAATACGAATGGAAGAGACGGGTTTGCTTCTAAGGAGAATCCATGATTCATCAGGGAAAAAAATTAGATTGAAAACGCATCTGTGGAATGCTAATCTGAGCTTTGTAAGTCAGATTGTGATGGGGAAGAAGTTTTCAAATGAACCAGCTACGGCGTTGGAAGAGCTCAAGAAGATGTTTGAAGAATTGCTCTTCTTAAATGGGGTATTGGATATTGGGGATTGTTTTCCTTGGTTGGGGTTCTTGGATTTGAAGGGGTATGTGAAGCAGATGAAGGATTTGGGGAAGAGATTTGATGGGTTTCTGGAGAAAGTGATTTGTGAGCACCAGATGAGGAGAAAAGATGTGGAGATTTTGGGAGAAAACGATATGATTGATGTGTTGCTGCGGTTGGCCGATGATCCTAATTTGGAAGTGAAGATTGATAGGACGGCTCTTAATGGGATATCACTGGTAAGTCCAAGAGctattcttcttttatttatttttttaagaatcGAGTTTTCCCATTACGAAACATGCATTGGATCCGCTGGATCGGCAATTCGGCATGGTATAGATCGATTgaggtcatgtgaggaagaagacgacAGAGAGAGATCTAGAGAGCATAGGTGTGATCACAAGGTTAGGGCGAAGCAGAGGCAGCGACGGCGGTGTTGCAAAGCGAAGCAGAGGCGGTGgagtattttaggttgaagaggaaagaaagggtagtattataaatttaattctaaagtTTGAATACAAGgctaaaatagtccttttataACAATAATTAACAGCAGACTAGCACCGTTATTATAGAGAGGATGATCtgaatattttcaaataagaaggGGTGATTTAAGTATCCATTTTCAAGGGGAGTTTcataaatttttgaaaaaaaaaaattggaaaatgcTTGAGAAAATGGCTTGGGTGGTCAAAGGTTTCCCACGATACCATATATTAGCAAACATCACATGCCGGGAGATGAATTgattattaaataataagaGTTTCACATTTTTCACATTTTGAGAGTGTAATGcacctctccctccctctccctctccctccagTGACCAGTCAGCGGTAGAGTAATAGTGACACTACACACACACCtccattaatttatttttgaatcAGAGAATGACTCTCGTTAGTTTGCAGCTCTGGTGATCTATCTCTCGCGCGCTCTTGCTCGCTCGTTTGATTGTAAGTTAAAAGCGTACTATCATCGCTGGAATCTCCTCCGGCATCGTAACAGTGCCCCCCATAGGTGCTGGACCTTGGCCTCAGAGCAGAAGCACAACTCATCCTCTGACTCTGCTGTTGTAGCTTGTATGCTCGTCTTAACTCCTTGGGTGAAGTATTCTCGATCTTTGTCGATTTTTGTCTACTTACTTTACAATACGCATTTCGTATTTTAGGTTTGGGAATGAATACAATATTAGCAGAAGATTCGTTTTAGAGGCTGTGGTTTATTGTAGTTTTGGTAGTCTACTAATGTTCGATCTCATTTACGAAGAACTCGCCAAACTTGTTTTCTCGAGTTTTTTTTACCTTCTATTGGATGCCCCATCATCTCTTCCACCTCATTCATATACTTgtataaaattgaaaacaagtCATTTTCAAAACATCTAATTTTAAAAGATGTGGTGGATCTAATGAGCTTTTTAAAAGTTTGCAATATGTAGTTGGTTATTATATAAGGAAGAATATTTTATATATTCGAaccaagaaaagggaaaagagtaATACTGAAATCACAAATTTtgcaacaagaagaaaaggggaatTTTATGAGGTTTTAGGTTGAAAAAATAACCAAATTCAACTGGACATTTAGGCTGGAGGAATTTAGTCTCCTTGATCTAAAACATAGTGGTGGCACTGACTAGAAAGATTATAGTCTCACTAGTAGTTTAATTGGGCTTCAGATTTGAAGTAGCTACTATTTGGATTGGATTTACTGAGGTAATTTGACTCTCTAGCGTTATAAAAGATAAGGGGAATTTACATATTAGGACAGGCGGATCGGAGAAACGGCATCcgattttccttctcttctccctccatTCTCCAGTCATTTGCCACACATAAAAGGATCACAGGTTCGTGACGAGAGATTATTGACAGGAGAACAGATTCTGATTTGTTACTCTGTTTTTGATGATTCGTTCATAGCTAGGTCTCATAATCTGAGttacctttctttttctccaagaGATACCCTGCTTGGTTCTTAATCGATTTGAACTTCTGTATGCATTCAACACCATGCTTGGATCTTAATCTATCCTAACTTCTCTATGCATGCAACATCAATTGCAGTTTCAAGGGAAAAGCAAGGTTTCCATATATCTTTTCATCCCAGCACTAGTATTGGTTAAAGGATAAGTAGTCAAGGCCTGGACATAGCATAAAAGTAACCCATCCTGTTTCTCCTTCAAAAATAGTTGCTTATGCCATGAAGTGgagaaaccattttttttttaaattttttttcaggACAAATGCAGCCTGGAGACAAAGACTGGACAACAAGCTCTTAATATCCTATTTTGCTTGGTCTGTAATTCTTACAGAGTTTGACGGTTcagattttctttgttttccaatGAACGGgacaccattttttttattgtattgtTTTCACACAGGACTCCTGTAGTTGATCAACTTTCTCTATGATTATGCAATCTTTATACAGCTCCACCAggttcacccccccccccccccccaaaataatAAAGGGATTTAATGAGAATGGAAATTAGTAGAATTCGAACCCTGGAAGGGGATAGTGCAAAAACCTCCCAAGACTTTATTGACAAGGAAAGCAGACCATTATCTTTCTAAGGAAAAGCTGTCACTAAATATTTTCTTGGTCTCACAACTCAATGCTTTAGCCACAACATCTGCCATATCATTACTGTCTATATTCTTCAAATAGATAACCATGATCCATTCCCCtgcagggggggggggttgttggtAATCAAATGTGTTTTTTGATAAATATTACTTAATGTAATAGACCCTGGTCATTGTGGATTAGTCTGATATAGCCCCCCCTCCTTTCCCATGCTGCACCTTGTTCTTCCGATTTTCAGACTTTAAAGCATGATACTTCACTTGATCTGAAATTCATTGATTTTCTATGAATCTCAGGCCATCGTAATGCTTTGTATCCTTGTGATATCCTTTGTGAATGTGATTTCATGAGGTGAAAGATGGGCCCAAGGTATAAACATACAGCAGAGAGCATACTTGGTTATCCTGGCATTTCAGAGCATGAGAGGTGTGAAAGTTTCTTGCTTGTTCATGCTGAAACTTCCCTCGGGGATGGTTTGCGAGCTTCCTTGTATCTTCTTGGTCTTGCCTATTGTTTCTTTGGGTTGTCGGCTATTACTGCCCGTTTCTTCCGGTCAATGGAGAATGTTGTAAAACAAACTCGGAAGGTAGATCCTTTCACAAATACTGAATTGGTTAGACATGAAAAGGTATGGAACTACGCAATAGCAGACATCGCTCTTCTGGCTTTTGGGACTAGTTTCCCTCAAATTTCTTTGGCCACTATAGATGCTTTTCAGAACCTTGGTCAGCTTTATGCCGGAGGTTTGTCActctgttttattatttatttttttaactctAGCATATGAGAGTGTTTTAATTTATCTGTAACAATATCATGATCCATGTAGAATTAAAAAGAGGCTCCTGATCTTATTTTTGTGAGCCATTATGCAGTGCTGTAGAGGGCAGACCtcggcgcaacggtaaggttgctccactgACTTAGTGGCCATGGgtttgagtcaggaaacagcctctccgggaagctgggggtaaggctgcgtagattatgaccctccccagaccctgcagtagcaggagtctcgtgcactgggtacgcccttttattATGCAGTGCTGTATAACTGATATAGATGGTTTGATAGTTGTCTCATGTATAAAGTTTAGGTTTTGTAATTCAAACTTCCACTTAGTCCCATTGAGGGGACATTACGAATTTGTATTTCTTATCGTAATTAGTCTCCATTAAACAACTACCTACCTGCACCAAGTAACCAACTCTCTTTTAGTCATGCATGGCCCTGGTATTTTCTTTGTATCACTTCTACATTTCCACATAACTTGTGTTCCTTTTAGCTCCAGTCTGGTCTTGTTaattttttcatcttttcccCTCATACTATTATCTTAATAGTCAAGTTTTATTTGTATCTTTTGTCTGGAAGAAAGATTTCCAGGGTTTGGTAAAGAATAGGTTTCTTAGGCTGGATCGGACATGGGTTTGCTGGGAGGCTGTGACAGCTTCAATGTACATGGAGCCTTTGAAAGGATTAGTAGAAAGTGGGTTAGAGGAACAATTTATGAGCCAAGGATTTCATTCGCTACAAGGGTTAGAGCTCCTGCATTCAATAAGATTGTCTATACTTCAGTGAACTCTtgaaaaatatgaagaaaaggtGAAATGATGATTAAAGGAAAATTACCTCAATATTCAAGTTGATAGTTCAGGTAATGAAATATACAGTCAAAAAATACAGGTGGAAATATTCAATGTGGGAAAATATTGACAAATATATGCAAGATGGGAGATCTATTTTGTACTCAAGGGCACCCCATTTTTCGTAGTGTGGTGTATATTTTCACATCCACTGCTACATATGTTCAAAGTTTCTGATCGTGTGCATTTTAGTCATTGAAACTATCACATTGAATATTGAAGTCATTTTCCTAAATTTGATAAttgatgtttattttttttcccattttatttgtttatttatttttttgttgttgattaTGATGAataaagctgattggagggcaaggattcatgtagctgaccccatttagttgggataaggatgagttgttgttgttgggatGTAAGACACTAGCATTCTAGATGAATCATTAGCAACTCCAAAAAATATagggcttcttttttttatttaaaaaaatattaacttGCGGTTACACTACTACAGGAAATGGCTATAATGAAAATCTGATGATCTTTTTGTGATATAAGAAACTAAAattttttactttctaatttaGAAATTTTTTGACATTCCAAAGCAGTGTTGTGGGAGAACATCCAATCCTTTGCAATTTCATAACTTAATTGCTTTAATTGGATTTTCCCAATCTGATCTTAACTTTTTAGTTAATTACATAATGTGAATGAATTGTTGCTAGAGAAACCAGTAGTTGTGCTCCTTCAATGCCTTGactgttcaaattactcaatGAATTTGTTACTGCATGTATATAGATGTAAACAGAGATTAATCATCATCTATGAGATTCATTCTTGTTTGGATACATTTCCATGTTATCGCCACATGGTTTTATATCCTACCTTTTTAGTTTACGTTAAAATAATTGtatattcttttttataattattggtTATGGAGTATATTTTATTAACACATACTATCCATTTGATCTGTAGGTTTGGGTCCTGGAACACTTGTTGGTTCTGCTGCATTCGACCTATTTCCTATCCATGCTGTTTGTGTAGTAGTTCCTAAAGCAGGAAAGTTAAAAAAGATATCAGATATTGGTGTCTGGCTAGTAGAACTCTTTTGGTCATTTTGGGCTTATATTTGGCTTTACATAATATTAGAGGTAAATCCCATATATCCATTCATTCTTAGACCCCAATGGATGTTTGTTTGTTTGCTTATGACACTAGCAGCTATGTTGAATCTATATCTCAGTTCTGTAAtgatgaagaaaattttcttacTGTGACAAGGCATGGTGGTTCAGAACATGTTGTGCGTATTCAGGTCACCTTGTAATTTTGTTCTAACTCATGCTTTCATACCCTTGAGAAAtagcatcccccccccccccccaccggGCCAATTTCTATATTCAATCTATTGTTATGTTAATTTGATAGTTTTCCAATTATATGATCTTTTTTGTCCTCTTGGGGGATGTACTACTCGCTCAATTATTCAGTTCTCATCAACGAAGGGTTgattacacccccccccctccaaaaaaaaaagtagtccTAGAAGTTAAAAGTGAGGCAGTCTATGAACCTTATGATAATGGAATAAGCCTTCTTGCCGATCCAAGGATcctgtttgtttgttttgtctTGCCTCCTTACGCTATGATGTTTTGTTTAATCTCGTATAGGACTGACCTTATAACCGTTCTCCCCAAGGTATGAACTATGAAGTATTCATTAGAAGTATATTTTTGGCACAATCTTCGGATTTGCTGAGATGAGTCAATCATCATCTGTAGTGGTAGGAAAGCAGGCACTAGTAtaaattttttgtatttcaCATGACTATGCTTAATATTTTACTGCTATTGAAATAACGAGCTAAGGAAATGCTTAAATGTTTGAATCAAATgaatgcagagagagagaggtacccCTTTATAGTTTATATTCTTTATATATGTAGGCATCCTGTGTAGTGTCATTCCATTCTTGATTACTGTTGCAGAGTTGCATAGCAATTTAGAAATgtcttaacaaaaaaaagttttctttAGGTTTGGACCCCAAATGTGGTTACCCTGTGGGAGGCCTTGTTGACAGTACTGCAATTTGGATTACTGCTCATTCACGCCTATGCTCAAGACAAACGCTGGCCCTACCTATCTCTGCCACTGTATGCCTCTGTACTAAATTTATGCTTATGACCTCCACTGTTGGGTTTTCTGGTATTTTTCTTTACGAAACTACAGATGACAGCATAGTATTTAACATGCCCTTGTATCTAAACGATGCTTGGTCCTTATTCTTGTATATATCTCAGGACAAGAGCAGAGAGACCTGATGAGTGGGTGCCAGTAGAGGCTTCCCCTCGTGAAGATAAAAATAATGATGACAATTCTGAGATACTTCAAGTTGGTGAGGAGGAAGACAGGAACATAGTTGATATCTTCTCCATTCATTTGAAAAGGGGTAAAATTAGTCAAAACTCTGATCTGCATTTCAATTCTTTGGATTCTGATTGATGTTCTCTGAAACTATGGGTTGATCATTTAATCATCAGTTCTTGTTGTCATTGTCCAATCAGTGATTATTTGACTTCTAGACATTGATTATACTTTCTGAACTTAAGAGATGTAAATGAGGGAGGAGATGAACAGATGGGTGTCAAGTCTTTTTTATTTGCACAATAACTTTTGTTGTCATTTGCAATGTCAACATTCTAATAGCACTCATGAAGCAAATCAACCAATTTTGTTTTACAAGTTTATTGTAGATGGTTATGTAAGATATTCATTTGGAAGGAAAAAATCATGGGATTCTTTTATGGGCACAAACTtaatgaaaacaagaaaataatagGATTTCCTAGGACCGAACTAGTCTCTTTTTCTATATTCATTTTAACTGATGTGCATATGCATTCAAAGAAACTCCAAATCCTAGGTGCTTGAATCCTGTTTTACCATTCCATTCTTTTTCAGCTTATATTTTGCTGAAATAGTGTTTTCCAGGATCCCCATGCTAAAAGGTTTTTCTTTCTCACCTCCCCCATTTCTCCCTGAATGTTGGCTGTCAACCTGATCACCCAACCCTCCTCCTTTACCCCAGCTTGGGACCTGTAGCTCAAAAATACACGTCTGTTTTCAAACACCCTCGATCATGTAAAGTTATAGGTACACCCAAATGCACCCTAAAAGTTTCCTGTGTTTATTAATTCACTACCATCATTTCATTTTAAAGTTTATCTTAGTTTCTTAGTCCCAACTAAGTTGCATAGCAGGATATTGTTCAAGCAGTGGATGTTCAAGGAATTAATGGTGCCTCCACCTGCCGCAATCTCCTGAAAAGTAATAACCCATTACTTCACTGAGACTAACAAGTAATAACCCTGTAGTCATTGCTCGCCAAACCTGTTatgatgtagatcgaaatatgaagaaaaaaagaccaaaacactgttcatgtgaacagtgtcacagcccatatttacCTTGTGGgcggatgctttttagaagatcttgagggcccatcaagtggagaaagattctatcctaatgcttccgtagtttaatttctattttcagttttagaaagtatattttatttcattgcaatagaatcttaggtagtttctaatttcagtttgttactatttttataAGTTCTATTTTGAGTTATGGCGGCTAGATTTTATaggaagtttttatttttgttgtaagCTACTTTTTAGCAAACACTTTCAATGTTTTAACCCATACTTCTATATAAATAAGGAGCAAGGTTGAATACAAGGTacaattgaagattgaagaaaatagagagctATGGCTTGAAGCCGTGAGAGGCGGTGACTGTGGGATGCAGCAACGGTGAGAGGCCATAGGTGAAAGACCCTGGACTGAGAGAGTCCCCTATCCCCCATccatatccccttcttcttcttgcatacccttttatgtttttctttcatatgtaatcagaaaaagagaaacaaaaaaaaaagtccagttattcaattttgttctccctattttattgatcctgctgcaatcgatctcccagtggttcttccctggttcgaggtcgagtttGCATTACGGAGCTATATGGTCTCCTATGTTTCAGTATAGGCAAAAAACTGCTAACCCTTCCTGTCTGGTATCCAAATAATGCGATTTATCTTAAAACAGTACATTTTGTATTTACAACTTATATATTATGTGATGCACATATTCCCCAGACTTATTATCTAATCTATTTAGAATTCTTTGAAAGAGAGTATAAAGGTAGACAAAGGATAATTTTTACTAATTCAATGGCATtgcatgtttatttatttattttttattcatcatgGAATTCTGTCTGCATTCCCATTATCTCCTATTAGCCTTATATCTAATTGTATTTCTTCTGAAAATACATTTTTCTTTGGCAGATCCACTGTATCAAAACGTGCCAAATTCTGATCTCACTGAATCGTGTAATGGAAACTTTCTCAAGAAGTCCATTCAAGAAGATTTTAATGTGGTCTCAGTTTGGAAACAACAATTTCTGGATGCATTAGTGGTGAGACTCTTGTTATTTATTCTGTGCTATATTTTTTGAAC
The nucleotide sequence above comes from Telopea speciosissima isolate NSW1024214 ecotype Mountain lineage chromosome 3, Tspe_v1, whole genome shotgun sequence. Encoded proteins:
- the LOC122655355 gene encoding flavonoid 3'-monooxygenase CYP75B137-like, whose amino-acid sequence is MVEISLRRHLPLLLLNQSGRRQRNPPPGPKPWPIIGNVNLIGPLPHRSIHSLSQQYGPLIQLRFGSVPVVVASSVSMAKLLQNHVLNFASRPKTAAGKHTAYNYSAMIRSSHGPYWRYLRKIYLTELFTPKRLDFHEKIRMEETGLLLRRIHDSSGKKIRLKTHLWNANLSFVSQIVMGKKFSNEPATALEELKKMFEELLFLNGVLDIGDCFPWLGFLDLKGYVKQMKDLGKRFDGFLEKVICEHQMRRKDVEILGENDMIDVLLRLADDPNLEVKIDRTALNGISLAIVMLCILVISFVNVIS
- the LOC122653495 gene encoding magnesium/proton exchanger isoform X2 yields the protein MGPRYKHTAESILGYPGISEHERCESFLLVHAETSLGDGLRASLYLLGLAYCFFGLSAITARFFRSMENVVKQTRKVDPFTNTELVRHEKVWNYAIADIALLAFGTSFPQISLATIDAFQNLGQLYAGGLGPGTLVGSAAFDLFPIHAVCVVVPKAGKLKKISDIGVWLVELFWSFWAYIWLYIILEVWTPNVVTLWEALLTVLQFGLLLIHAYAQDKRWPYLSLPLTRAERPDEWVPVEASPREDKNNDDNSEILQVGEEEDRNIVDIFSIHLKRDPLYQNVPNSDLTESCNGNFLKKSIQEDFNVVSVWKQQFLDALVLENTESRKLDNLYLRFARISWQLILAPWRVLFAFVPPYQIAHGWIAFVCTLIFISGIAYIVTKLTDLISCVTGINAYVIAFTALAAGTSWPDLVASKIAAERQTTADSAIANITCSNSVNIYVGIGFPWLVNTAYNFIAYREPLRIQNAEGLSFSLLIFFLTSIACIAVLVFRRMTLGAELGGPRIWAWATCIFFMFLWVVFVVLSSLKVSGII
- the LOC122653495 gene encoding magnesium/proton exchanger isoform X1; protein product: MGPRYKHTAESILGYPGISEHERCESFLLVHAETSLGDGLRASLYLLGLAYCFFGLSAITARFFRSMENVVKQTRKVDPFTNTELVRHEKVWNYAIADIALLAFGTSFPQISLATIDAFQNLGQLYAGGLGPGTLVGSAAFDLFPIHAVCVVVPKAGKLKKISDIGVWLVELFWSFWAYIWLYIILEVWTPNVVTLWEALLTVLQFGLLLIHAYAQDKRWPYLSLPLTRAERPDEWVPVEASPREDKNNDDNSEILQVGEEEDRNIVDIFSIHLKRGKDPLYQNVPNSDLTESCNGNFLKKSIQEDFNVVSVWKQQFLDALVLENTESRKLDNLYLRFARISWQLILAPWRVLFAFVPPYQIAHGWIAFVCTLIFISGIAYIVTKLTDLISCVTGINAYVIAFTALAAGTSWPDLVASKIAAERQTTADSAIANITCSNSVNIYVGIGFPWLVNTAYNFIAYREPLRIQNAEGLSFSLLIFFLTSIACIAVLVFRRMTLGAELGGPRIWAWATCIFFMFLWVVFVVLSSLKVSGII